The genomic window GCGGTGGTCCAGGCCCAGGTGCGGCGCCCCGGGGAGCAGGACGCAGCCGCTGGCGACGCCGTCCACCTCGGGGGTGCTGGACGGTGACTCCCCCGGCGGGTGCAGGAGCAGGAGCGCGACCGGCGGCTCCTGGGGGCGGCGCGCCGTCGTGCCCGGGTCCAGCGCCCGGCCGACCAGGCGGACCAGGCCGACCGCGTCGGGCACGGCGCCGCCGTCGGGCCGGTCCTCGCTGGCGCTGAACAGCGACGTGGCCGGCAGCAGGCCGGGCGTGGTGGCGACCCGGACGGCGAGCGTGAGCAGGTGCACCCACTCCCGCGTGCTGTCGGGCCAGCGTCCTGAGACGAGGAAGCCGGCGAGCCCGTCGCCGGCCCGGTGCAGCGGGGCGACGCCCACCGTGAGGGGTCCGCCCGGCTCCGCGGGTCCGTCCTGCCGTGGCTCCATGGCACCTCCCCTGTGTCCGGGGACCGTGCGGTCCGCGGGGGCGACAGCGTGCGGGGCGGACGTGCTGGCACACAAGATCCCTCAAGTGCCAGTCGAGGGTCGGGACCCTCGGTGGCCCGGTCAGCCCAGGTCGAGCAGCCGGTGGCCGTGGACGACCCGGTCCTTGACGTCGAGCACGACCACCATGGCCACCCGCCGCTCGAGGGTGGCCAGGAGGACGTGCACCCAGCGGCCGCCCCGCATCGCCCAGGCCGTCGGGGTGCCGCGGGGCGCGGGCCGGTGCCCCTGCCACTGCTCGTCCGGCAGCGCGTCGGCGTAGGCCTCGAGCAG from Aquipuribacter hungaricus includes these protein-coding regions:
- a CDS encoding peptidase yields the protein MEPRQDGPAEPGGPLTVGVAPLHRAGDGLAGFLVSGRWPDSTREWVHLLTLAVRVATTPGLLPATSLFSASEDRPDGGAVPDAVGLVRLVGRALDPGTTARRPQEPPVALLLLHPPGESPSSTPEVDGVASGCVLLPGAPHLGLDHRAAWVEAEPDGTVTRLVSRRGVDPSDDVDTAVLALLLAA